From Lawsonia intracellularis PHE/MN1-00, the proteins below share one genomic window:
- the dnaB gene encoding replicative DNA helicase has translation MTILQTEPKQKNLQKNSKKNTQSNSSSLNVKNKNDSSVNHVSHDLLRRVPPHNVEAEQAVLGGIFLRNTVFHTLIDIVRAEDFYIPSHQILYTTFCELYRKSAPIDLVSVAAFLNDQGLLEQVGGASYLAELAQTVVSGANAEYYATIVRDKSLHRTLINACSTIITNCFDPSCNVDSLLDESEQTIFSISERTVGKAFKSSKDLISNVFQELEKRFERKEQVTGITTGYNRLDKLTAGLQPSDLIIVAARPSMGKTAFSLNMAMRSAIQQGTPVAIYSLEMSMNQLMMRMLCAWGKVDLSHLRHGYLNSDEWSRLYHAADVLGQAPIFIDDTPALSPLELRARTRRLKIESDVGLVVIDYLQLMRGNKRTDSREQEISEISRSLKSLAKEINIPVVALSQLNRKLEDRTDKRPQLSDLRESGAIEQDADVIMFIYRDEVYHKQQDNAKKGTAEIIIGKQRNGPIGTATLAYLANYTAFEDLEPGLSASPSETYSNIA, from the coding sequence ATGACGATACTCCAGACAGAACCGAAACAGAAGAATCTACAAAAGAACTCCAAGAAGAACACGCAGAGTAACTCTTCATCTCTTAATGTAAAAAATAAGAATGATTCTTCCGTAAATCATGTATCACATGATTTGCTTCGTAGAGTTCCTCCGCATAATGTTGAGGCTGAACAAGCAGTTCTTGGTGGCATTTTTTTACGTAATACTGTTTTTCATACATTAATAGATATTGTTAGAGCTGAAGATTTTTATATTCCCAGCCATCAAATTCTTTACACAACTTTTTGTGAGTTATATAGAAAAAGTGCACCTATTGACCTAGTCTCTGTAGCAGCTTTTCTAAATGACCAAGGGTTGCTTGAACAAGTTGGTGGTGCTTCCTATTTAGCAGAATTAGCACAAACAGTAGTTAGTGGTGCTAATGCAGAATATTATGCAACAATAGTAAGAGATAAATCTCTTCATCGTACTCTTATTAATGCCTGTTCAACAATTATAACAAACTGTTTTGATCCTTCTTGTAATGTAGATTCGCTTCTTGATGAGTCAGAACAAACTATTTTTTCTATCTCAGAGCGCACGGTAGGAAAAGCATTTAAAAGCTCTAAAGATCTTATTTCTAATGTCTTTCAAGAACTTGAAAAACGGTTTGAACGTAAAGAGCAAGTTACTGGAATCACAACAGGCTATAATAGGCTTGATAAACTCACAGCTGGTCTGCAACCTTCAGATCTTATTATTGTTGCTGCACGTCCATCTATGGGAAAAACTGCCTTTAGTTTAAATATGGCTATGCGTTCTGCTATCCAGCAAGGTACTCCTGTTGCTATTTACTCACTTGAAATGTCTATGAATCAACTTATGATGAGAATGTTATGTGCATGGGGTAAAGTTGATCTTTCTCATTTAAGACATGGATATCTAAATAGTGATGAGTGGAGTAGACTTTATCATGCTGCAGATGTTCTAGGACAAGCGCCTATATTTATTGATGATACACCAGCACTATCTCCTCTTGAGTTACGTGCAAGAACTCGTAGATTGAAAATAGAATCAGATGTTGGTCTTGTTGTTATTGATTATCTTCAACTTATGCGTGGTAATAAACGTACTGATTCTCGTGAACAAGAAATTTCAGAAATTTCACGCTCACTTAAATCATTAGCAAAAGAAATCAATATTCCTGTGGTAGCATTGTCACAATTAAATCGTAAACTTGAAGATCGGACAGATAAACGACCTCAACTCTCTGACTTACGTGAATCAGGAGCTATTGAGCAAGATGCAGATGTCATCATGTTTATTTATAGAGATGAAGTCTACCATAAACAACAAGATAATGCTAAAAAAGGTACGGCAGAAATTATTATAGGTAAACAACGTAATGGACCTATTGGAACAGCTACACTTGCTTACCTTGCAAATTACACTGCATTTGAGGACTTAGAGCCTGGTCTTTCGGCTTCACCTTCTGAAACTTATAGCAACATAGCTTAA
- a CDS encoding TrmH family RNA methyltransferase, whose product MGKNITSERLAKIKHVLSLRQKNLTLVLANIHDPHNVSAIYRSADAFGIDTIHLYYTDTPFPKLGSKSSASAKKWVKTIYHQSANKLIRMLKEDNYKVIATSCTSQAQPLLSHNFTGSTAIIMGNEHAGVPPELTGLVDSELYIPMYGMVQSFNVSVAAAIILAEASRQRLSAGMYNTPTYTETEFATNLSLWINK is encoded by the coding sequence GTGGGAAAAAATATTACTTCAGAACGATTAGCAAAAATTAAACATGTCCTTTCGTTACGACAAAAAAATTTGACACTTGTATTAGCAAATATACATGATCCACATAACGTATCTGCTATTTATCGTAGTGCAGATGCTTTTGGCATTGATACAATACATCTTTATTACACAGATACACCTTTCCCAAAGTTAGGTAGTAAAAGTTCTGCTTCAGCAAAAAAGTGGGTAAAAACTATCTACCATCAGTCTGCTAATAAACTTATTAGAATGTTAAAAGAGGATAACTATAAAGTAATTGCTACAAGTTGTACGTCACAAGCTCAACCATTATTATCACATAATTTTACTGGTTCAACAGCTATTATTATGGGTAATGAACATGCTGGCGTCCCTCCAGAACTTACAGGATTAGTTGACAGTGAACTTTATATTCCTATGTATGGTATGGTTCAAAGTTTTAATGTTTCTGTTGCAGCAGCTATTATTTTAGCAGAAGCTTCACGTCAAAGGTTATCTGCAGGTATGTACAATACACCAACATATACTGAAACTGAGTTTGCAACTAATCTTAGTTTATGGATAAATAAATAA
- a CDS encoding ABC-F family ATP-binding cassette domain-containing protein: MKITIQNFSKSFGGQDIFSDFSLDIDSGIRLCVSGPNGCGKSTLLRIIAEVDIPDSGRVIIPKGTRIGYVEQELAPSALDVSLLTWVLEVLPDWHDFWATWEEAIQANDSKKLSELSLKHTELETLYGYHPEYKAKEILSGLGFTDNMFDLPLSKLSGGWRERAKLARVLVAGADVLLLDEPTNHLDIESVEWLEEFLREYKGILIFVAHDRVFMDNVGTHILYLGGLKPVFRKLTFSQFMVLREEIEEQKARETQRITDEIERKMEFVRRFGAKATKARQASSRQKMAKKLEQELEEYKPEIKRKELKFIWPTPLKADKVILSAAALSFSFPDGRQLWPSLTFSLLNGQRIALVGPNGCGKSTLLKIIAGQLKSTGGSLTLGSGVRLGYYSQHQTEILNTSGTVLGEIRRLSDPKMTEEELMSVLGLFLLGQGYFDRTIQMLSGGEKARLVLASLFLNKANFLVLDEPTNHLDLESREALVNALSNFSGTLLVVAHDRYLCSNVTDEAWALSSEGLTRYEQGFLQYDEARKQGLKQVTIVETQDNQKNCLTQKNKKNSVISYSRDELKSLKREQAKKRNELYNTIKPKQIAYKRLEEELSILLEKQHNLEQLLATPAGHGSGIETAKLLKQFSEVKDQTDRIIDKLEKLELEINALEQQRIAIS, encoded by the coding sequence ATGAAAATTACTATTCAAAATTTTTCTAAGTCTTTTGGTGGACAAGATATCTTTTCAGATTTTTCGTTAGATATTGATTCTGGTATTCGGTTATGTGTTTCTGGTCCAAATGGATGTGGTAAGTCTACGTTATTACGTATTATTGCTGAAGTTGATATACCTGATTCTGGAAGAGTGATTATTCCAAAAGGAACTCGTATAGGATATGTAGAGCAAGAATTAGCTCCTAGTGCTCTGGATGTTTCTTTACTTACATGGGTTCTTGAAGTTCTACCTGATTGGCATGACTTTTGGGCTACATGGGAAGAAGCTATTCAAGCAAATGATTCAAAGAAGTTATCAGAGCTAAGTTTAAAACATACAGAGCTTGAAACTCTATATGGATATCATCCTGAATATAAAGCAAAAGAGATTCTTTCTGGTTTAGGTTTTACTGATAATATGTTTGATTTACCACTTTCTAAACTGTCTGGTGGTTGGAGAGAAAGGGCAAAGTTAGCTAGAGTTTTAGTTGCTGGTGCAGATGTTCTTTTATTAGATGAACCAACAAATCATCTTGATATTGAATCTGTTGAGTGGCTTGAAGAGTTTTTAAGAGAATATAAAGGGATACTCATATTTGTAGCTCATGATAGGGTTTTCATGGATAATGTTGGTACACATATTTTATACCTTGGTGGATTGAAGCCAGTTTTTCGGAAACTCACATTTTCACAATTTATGGTGTTACGTGAAGAAATTGAAGAACAAAAAGCACGAGAAACACAACGTATTACAGATGAAATTGAAAGGAAAATGGAATTTGTGAGAAGGTTTGGTGCTAAGGCTACAAAGGCACGCCAAGCATCGTCTCGGCAAAAGATGGCAAAAAAGCTTGAACAGGAGCTTGAAGAATATAAACCTGAAATCAAGCGAAAAGAGCTTAAGTTTATATGGCCAACCCCTCTTAAGGCTGATAAAGTTATTCTTTCTGCAGCAGCATTATCATTTTCTTTTCCAGATGGTCGTCAATTATGGCCTTCTCTTACGTTTAGTCTTTTAAATGGTCAACGTATTGCACTTGTTGGTCCTAATGGCTGTGGAAAATCAACATTGCTCAAGATTATTGCAGGACAACTAAAATCTACAGGAGGTTCTCTAACCCTAGGATCAGGGGTACGGTTAGGTTATTATAGCCAACATCAGACAGAAATACTAAATACTTCAGGTACAGTCCTTGGAGAAATAAGGAGACTTTCTGATCCTAAAATGACAGAAGAAGAACTTATGAGTGTTCTAGGATTATTTCTTCTTGGACAAGGATATTTTGATCGCACTATTCAAATGCTTTCTGGTGGGGAAAAGGCTAGGCTTGTACTTGCGTCTCTTTTTCTTAATAAAGCAAACTTTTTAGTTCTTGATGAACCAACAAATCATCTTGATTTAGAGAGTCGTGAAGCACTTGTTAATGCACTTAGTAATTTTAGTGGTACTCTTCTTGTTGTAGCTCATGATCGTTATTTATGTTCTAATGTAACAGACGAAGCTTGGGCTCTTTCTTCTGAAGGACTTACTCGATATGAGCAAGGTTTTTTACAGTATGATGAAGCTAGAAAACAGGGGTTAAAGCAAGTAACAATAGTTGAAACTCAGGATAATCAAAAAAATTGTCTTACCCAAAAAAATAAAAAAAATAGCGTTATTAGTTATAGTCGTGATGAACTAAAAAGTTTAAAAAGAGAACAAGCTAAAAAGAGAAATGAACTGTATAATACGATAAAGCCAAAGCAAATAGCTTACAAACGTCTTGAAGAAGAGCTTTCTATTTTATTAGAAAAACAGCATAATCTTGAACAACTATTAGCCACTCCTGCAGGGCATGGAAGTGGAATAGAAACAGCAAAACTTCTTAAGCAATTTAGTGAAGTAAAAGATCAAACAGACAGAATTATAGATAAGCTTGAAAAACTTGAATTAGAAATTAATGCATTAGAACAACAACGTATAGCTATTTCCTAA
- a CDS encoding tRNA (adenine-N1)-methyltransferase: MPAYGDLVCIITPRGKSKLYRIEKNQDIHTQDGILKVDDIVHASYGTEIFTTLGTPCCIQRPTINDIIRNTKRQTQVLYPKDISYICIRLGVGPGRTVIEAGTGSGSLTMALSWFSGPTGHVHTFEAREEFYTLAKHNLQWAGLGDNVTMHHQDISEGFGQVTGADALFLDVRTPWEYLTFIPKAVSPGASLAFFVPTTNQINELLLGLDNGPFDNIEICEILIRHWKPIIDRIRPEDRMIAHTGFLIFARHQEHSSSWNKYKILGTRERKQEAARNKRMKADVQHIDE; this comes from the coding sequence ATGCCAGCATATGGAGATCTTGTTTGTATTATAACACCAAGAGGTAAATCTAAACTTTATCGAATTGAAAAAAATCAGGATATACATACACAAGATGGCATTCTTAAGGTGGATGACATTGTACATGCATCATATGGGACTGAAATTTTTACTACACTTGGTACACCCTGTTGCATTCAACGACCTACTATTAATGATATTATTAGAAATACTAAAAGACAAACACAAGTGCTTTATCCAAAAGATATAAGTTATATTTGTATACGTCTTGGTGTTGGGCCAGGAAGAACAGTTATTGAGGCAGGCACAGGTTCAGGAAGTTTAACTATGGCATTATCATGGTTTTCAGGCCCAACTGGGCATGTACACACCTTTGAGGCACGAGAAGAATTTTATACTCTTGCAAAGCATAATTTACAATGGGCTGGATTAGGAGATAATGTAACTATGCATCATCAAGATATATCAGAAGGTTTTGGTCAGGTAACAGGGGCTGATGCCTTATTTCTTGATGTGAGAACACCCTGGGAATACCTAACATTTATTCCTAAGGCAGTATCTCCTGGAGCATCGTTAGCTTTTTTTGTACCTACTACAAACCAAATAAATGAACTTTTACTTGGTTTAGATAATGGTCCATTTGATAATATAGAGATTTGTGAAATTTTGATTCGTCATTGGAAGCCTATTATTGATCGAATTAGACCTGAAGATAGAATGATAGCTCATACAGGATTTCTTATTTTTGCACGTCATCAAGAGCATTCTTCTTCTTGGAATAAATATAAAATATTAGGAACCCGTGAGCGAAAACAAGAGGCTGCTCGTAACAAGAGAATGAAAGCTGACGTTCAACATATAGATGAATAA
- a CDS encoding AsmA family protein, whose amino-acid sequence MKKFFIILFVIIILLISGIAIFIYTNKDKITLAISKAVESATGQPLYTDSIPSLSFFPTPGIELGKSSWGNPDTNEISVELIKCVFRFSLLKLFTGTIAIDEIFFEQPSIIIQKKNAQNKKIQSTAAVTSTNAINPQEDKKASFQLPEISISSVTIKDGMLKFFDGRKQIILTGLQLTAKNIYPQSTGKISIHTQALFQPENISFVTEGNVSIILDKNILSIEHIKFIINPKTGLTVSTPITIEGNGRYLFDKNLLEKSDIQVKLDQFKINANGSLELNKLQGTAVINASGSLKKLASTLGMMLITPETKIFENFSAQSKVQVNGQYIQLTDLKIMLDDSQVTGKLALNLPNKLSGNLSLTTINLDQYLPISFAKHTPVTKNLIQTSSVTTAQHTIKNTQQQTISSSLPTLDLKLTADSIIISKLHIEKLNSQLHGNPSNYVLDPCTFIFYESPISVKGKGNLTASNPRYEATITGSHINLTSLLSDISKTAIIKKGTVDLSAEITTTGSNSIQLKQTLNGKATIEGKDINIQFGALPVQSPELTRISQQPFTELNGKLKAVNGTINIEQFILKGTPVAAAANGSILLPNNTMKINVDIAVKDTVIPLHIYGDLSNPSYRVDPARLLQGAITKILNKKEKDIFDKLPLPQNAKESIQNTAEKVFNKIFGR is encoded by the coding sequence GTGAAGAAATTTTTTATTATACTATTTGTTATTATTATTCTACTTATATCAGGTATCGCCATATTCATATATACCAATAAAGATAAAATTACGTTAGCTATTTCAAAGGCTGTTGAGTCTGCCACAGGACAACCACTTTACACAGATAGTATACCAAGTCTTTCTTTTTTCCCCACCCCTGGGATTGAACTTGGAAAATCCTCTTGGGGAAACCCTGATACTAATGAAATTTCTGTAGAGCTAATAAAGTGTGTCTTTAGATTTTCTCTCTTAAAATTATTTACTGGTACTATTGCTATTGATGAAATATTTTTTGAACAACCTTCCATTATTATACAAAAGAAAAATGCACAAAATAAAAAAATACAATCTACAGCTGCAGTAACTTCAACTAATGCCATTAATCCTCAAGAAGATAAAAAAGCATCCTTTCAACTTCCAGAAATAAGTATTTCCTCTGTCACCATAAAAGATGGGATGTTAAAATTTTTTGATGGACGTAAACAGATAATACTTACCGGACTACAATTAACTGCAAAAAATATTTATCCTCAAAGCACAGGTAAAATTTCTATACATACTCAAGCGTTATTTCAACCAGAAAATATTTCCTTTGTAACAGAAGGGAATGTATCAATTATTCTTGATAAAAATATACTTTCTATAGAACATATAAAATTTATTATTAATCCTAAAACTGGATTAACAGTCTCAACTCCCATAACTATAGAAGGAAATGGACGCTACCTTTTTGATAAAAATTTGTTAGAAAAATCAGATATACAAGTAAAACTAGATCAATTTAAAATAAATGCTAATGGTTCGTTAGAACTTAATAAACTTCAAGGAACAGCAGTAATTAATGCGTCTGGTTCATTAAAAAAACTTGCTAGCACCTTAGGAATGATGCTTATCACTCCTGAAACAAAAATTTTTGAGAACTTCTCTGCTCAAAGTAAAGTACAAGTTAATGGACAATATATTCAACTAACAGATCTCAAAATTATGCTTGATGATAGCCAAGTTACCGGAAAGCTAGCTCTAAATCTTCCTAATAAACTTTCTGGAAATCTTTCCCTAACAACTATTAATCTTGATCAATACCTACCTATATCTTTTGCTAAACATACACCAGTAACAAAAAATCTAATACAAACATCATCTGTAACTACTGCTCAACATACTATAAAAAACACTCAACAACAAACAATCTCTTCTTCACTTCCAACATTAGATCTTAAGTTAACTGCTGATAGTATTATTATATCTAAATTACATATAGAAAAATTAAATAGTCAACTACATGGTAATCCATCAAATTATGTCCTTGATCCATGTACTTTTATTTTTTACGAAAGTCCTATTTCTGTAAAAGGAAAAGGAAATCTTACTGCATCTAACCCAAGATATGAAGCAACAATTACAGGCTCACATATTAATCTTACATCCCTTCTTAGTGATATTTCTAAAACAGCTATAATCAAAAAAGGTACTGTTGATCTGTCTGCAGAAATAACAACCACAGGATCAAATAGTATACAGTTAAAGCAAACATTAAATGGTAAAGCCACTATTGAAGGAAAAGATATTAATATTCAATTTGGTGCATTACCTGTCCAAAGCCCAGAACTTACTCGGATATCACAACAACCCTTCACAGAACTTAATGGAAAATTAAAAGCTGTTAATGGAACTATTAATATAGAACAATTTATTCTTAAAGGAACTCCAGTTGCTGCAGCAGCAAATGGTTCAATTTTACTTCCTAATAACACTATGAAAATTAATGTTGATATTGCTGTAAAAGATACTGTTATTCCACTTCATATATATGGTGACTTATCAAACCCATCATATCGAGTTGACCCTGCAAGACTATTACAAGGTGCTATAACAAAGATACTTAATAAAAAAGAAAAGGATATTTTTGATAAGCTTCCTTTACCCCAAAATGCAAAAGAGTCTATTCAAAATACAGCAGAAAAAGTCTTTAACAAAATTTTCGGCCGATAA
- the mgtE gene encoding magnesium transporter codes for MKLSHKIRPHSLTRENISRLTDYTAVAISLNHLKNNKDFIHPADIAEYLETLSTEKQLSLVQNLPVEEAAEALAELSEDVAGDILEHLDPADAAKIISEMSPDDATDVLDEIDKEHRDALLDNLVEKDAEELRKLLSFDPNTAGGIMNTEVSMFKQDITVDEAITQIRTTIEYKEIIYYAYVIDEESRLVGVLSLRDLMLLKPGTVLQHALKHQDLIVAYYDTDKHDVAKEISHYNLMAIPVIDYEGHLLGVATYDDIIDIIQDEASSDLLGMVGAGQDETVDTPWYVSVFMRLPWLIVNMLTSALSAFVVYLFEGSIAHMAILAVLMPMVANQAGNTGQQALAVMIRQLATERFEVKRAWLAVFREGKIGITSGLIMGLFVSVIVMWMTQNVVLGCVMGGALMTDMVAGSLAGGAIPLFFRYIGRDPAQASSIFLTAITDSFGFFIFLGLATLFLL; via the coding sequence ATGAAATTGTCTCATAAAATACGTCCACATAGTTTAACTAGGGAGAATATTTCTCGACTAACTGATTATACAGCAGTAGCAATTTCATTAAATCATTTAAAGAATAATAAAGACTTTATACATCCAGCAGATATAGCTGAATACTTAGAAACACTCTCTACTGAGAAACAACTTTCTTTAGTACAAAATCTTCCTGTAGAGGAAGCAGCAGAAGCTCTTGCAGAGTTGAGTGAGGATGTAGCTGGAGATATATTAGAACATCTTGATCCTGCAGATGCAGCTAAAATTATTTCAGAAATGTCTCCTGATGATGCAACAGATGTTCTTGATGAAATAGATAAGGAGCATAGGGATGCATTATTAGATAACCTTGTTGAAAAAGATGCAGAAGAACTTCGCAAGCTGTTATCATTTGACCCAAATACAGCAGGCGGGATTATGAATACAGAAGTGTCTATGTTTAAACAAGACATTACTGTTGATGAAGCTATTACACAAATTCGTACTACTATAGAGTATAAAGAAATTATTTATTATGCATATGTTATTGATGAAGAAAGTAGACTTGTTGGTGTTCTTTCTTTAAGGGATTTAATGTTATTAAAACCTGGAACTGTATTACAGCATGCTTTAAAGCATCAAGATCTTATTGTTGCTTATTATGACACTGATAAACATGATGTTGCTAAGGAAATTAGTCATTATAACTTGATGGCTATACCTGTTATTGACTATGAAGGCCATCTTCTTGGTGTTGCTACATATGATGATATTATTGATATCATTCAAGATGAAGCAAGTTCTGATCTTTTAGGAATGGTAGGGGCAGGCCAGGATGAAACCGTAGATACCCCATGGTATGTATCTGTTTTTATGCGATTACCTTGGCTTATTGTTAATATGTTAACTTCTGCATTGTCTGCATTTGTTGTTTATTTATTTGAGGGTTCGATTGCACATATGGCTATTTTGGCAGTCTTAATGCCTATGGTTGCTAACCAAGCAGGTAATACAGGTCAGCAGGCATTAGCTGTTATGATTCGTCAACTTGCAACAGAACGTTTTGAAGTTAAAAGAGCATGGCTTGCTGTTTTTCGAGAAGGTAAAATAGGTATTACTTCAGGGTTAATTATGGGGCTTTTTGTTTCAGTTATTGTAATGTGGATGACACAAAATGTTGTATTGGGTTGTGTAATGGGTGGTGCTCTTATGACGGATATGGTTGCAGGATCCCTTGCAGGGGGAGCTATTCCTCTTTTCTTCCGTTATATAGGGCGTGATCCTGCTCAAGCTTCTAGTATTTTTCTCACAGCTATAACAGATAGTTTTGGTTTTTTTATTTTTCTTGGTCTTGCAACTCTTTTTTTATTATGA
- the nadC gene encoding carboxylating nicotinate-nucleotide diphosphorylase — protein MHCPTFSKYFQGKPYNLLITMLKLALEEDGIDFTSKGIFSSTEQIHTQIIAKEQTCVSGLPVIPIIMQLSSLTHNDYVLNILVDEGQEVPINTPIAEIIGPAFTILQTERTILNFISHLSGITTTTKKYVNALKGSDIILLDTRKTLPGLRYPDKYAVLCGGGMNHRCNLEELLLIKDNHIDKAGSLTNAVKSLRNTYNPCPPIEVECRNHSEVIEAVECQVNRIMLDNMSIDTLCSSLMVIPKSIQVEVSGGITLNNLKNIVTSQYKPHYVSVGCITNSASAADFSMRVIREKRV, from the coding sequence ATGCATTGCCCAACATTTTCAAAATACTTTCAAGGTAAACCTTATAATCTTCTTATAACAATGCTCAAATTAGCTCTTGAAGAAGACGGGATAGATTTTACTTCAAAAGGAATATTTTCTTCCACAGAACAAATCCATACACAAATTATTGCTAAAGAACAGACATGTGTTTCAGGACTGCCTGTTATCCCTATTATTATGCAATTATCTTCTCTTACTCATAATGACTATGTATTAAATATCCTTGTAGATGAAGGTCAAGAAGTTCCTATAAATACACCTATAGCAGAGATTATTGGCCCTGCCTTTACTATACTCCAAACAGAAAGGACTATACTGAATTTTATTAGTCATCTCTCTGGGATCACAACTACTACTAAAAAATATGTTAATGCTCTTAAAGGCTCTGATATTATACTATTAGATACTCGCAAGACTCTGCCTGGATTACGTTATCCAGATAAATATGCTGTTCTGTGTGGTGGTGGCATGAATCATAGATGTAATCTAGAAGAATTATTACTAATAAAGGACAACCATATTGATAAAGCTGGTTCATTAACAAATGCAGTTAAATCATTACGTAACACATATAACCCTTGTCCGCCTATTGAAGTAGAATGTCGAAACCATAGTGAAGTCATTGAAGCTGTTGAATGCCAAGTTAACCGTATTATGCTTGATAATATGTCTATAGATACTCTTTGCTCATCACTTATGGTTATCCCTAAATCTATTCAAGTAGAAGTAAGTGGAGGTATTACTCTTAATAATCTCAAAAATATTGTAACTAGCCAATATAAGCCTCACTATGTCTCTGTAGGATGTATTACAAACTCTGCATCAGCTGCTGATTTTAGCATGCGTGTTATAAGGGAGAAAAGGGTATGA
- the nadA gene encoding quinolinate synthase NadA — MSRFLNKEEKSKHITSLKSSLGNQVSILGHHYQEQGVIDHCDYTGDSLELAQRIAHLDSEHIVFCGVYFMAESAALLAKEEQSVYLPEPAANCVMSLMSPAYLIERLFKKLTASGRKLIPVAYVNTEVDVKAIVGKYGGATCTSSSADKVLKWALNEGDGVFFLPDKNLAYNTAKNIGIPKKNLHILDIRKKGDVADLEASKQADIIVWPGLCAIHARFLMQHIHLARENYPNCTIVVHPECTPEVVKASDAVGSTSFIINYAKNAPDGSHIVIGTEINLVSRLKNEHKHRIKTTPLRASACSHMAKCNPDKLYTTLHSIANNNATPISIEQETKTFARAALERMMQIITV; from the coding sequence ATGAGTCGCTTTTTGAATAAAGAAGAAAAAAGTAAACATATAACAAGCCTAAAGTCATCACTTGGAAATCAAGTTTCTATATTAGGACATCATTATCAAGAACAAGGAGTTATTGATCACTGTGACTACACAGGTGACTCTCTTGAGCTAGCTCAACGTATTGCTCATTTGGACTCAGAACATATTGTTTTTTGTGGTGTTTATTTTATGGCTGAATCTGCAGCATTACTTGCAAAAGAAGAACAATCTGTTTACCTTCCTGAACCTGCAGCCAATTGCGTTATGTCTCTTATGAGCCCTGCATATCTTATAGAACGACTATTTAAAAAACTTACTGCTTCTGGAAGAAAACTTATTCCTGTTGCTTATGTTAATACTGAAGTCGATGTCAAAGCTATTGTTGGAAAATATGGTGGAGCGACTTGCACTTCCTCTAGTGCTGATAAAGTATTAAAATGGGCTCTAAATGAAGGAGATGGTGTTTTTTTTCTTCCTGATAAAAATTTAGCATATAATACTGCAAAAAATATAGGTATTCCTAAAAAAAACTTACATATTCTTGATATCCGAAAAAAAGGGGATGTTGCAGATCTTGAAGCATCTAAACAAGCCGATATTATTGTTTGGCCAGGACTGTGTGCCATTCACGCACGATTCCTTATGCAACATATCCATTTAGCAAGAGAAAATTATCCTAATTGTACTATTGTAGTACATCCTGAATGTACACCAGAAGTTGTAAAGGCTTCTGATGCAGTAGGTTCAACATCTTTCATTATTAATTATGCTAAAAATGCTCCTGATGGTTCTCATATTGTTATTGGAACTGAAATTAATCTTGTTAGTCGTCTTAAAAATGAACATAAACATAGAATAAAAACCACTCCACTTAGAGCAAGTGCATGTTCACATATGGCTAAATGTAACCCTGATAAACTTTATACCACACTACATAGTATTGCTAATAATAATGCAACACCAATATCAATTGAACAGGAAACTAAAACGTTTGCTCGTGCAGCACTTGAACGTATGATGCAAATTATTACTGTATAG